GGCTATAACTGCTTAACAGTGTAATACAGGTTTTATGgctattttttatattaaactATTTAGAACATTCACAGATGGCTCTTACGGTTTTAAGTTTTTTAACTTATGATGCTAAAGATACAAGCTGCAAAAGATTTTTACTTTTAAAATAATATGACTTAAACATAAAATACatatgtttaaaaaaaaattgaaaatatttgaGTTGAAATTTTATTAAATCTAATATTTCCTGGAAAATTCCAACTGTTATTATTACTACGGTTTATTTCACATTACTAATATTTTATTGACCCAGTAATGATTTTGGACTGAACATAGCTGGTttagtattaaaaaaaaaaacagatcaGAAAACTTACCAATTCTTCTTTAGAAACGTTATCAAATAATGGATGCTCTTGGAAGTGGTTCACCATCCATTCATGTAAATCTTTAACGTCTGTTACTGTGTATACAGTTGCCTTTAAATGATATTGATTATTATTAGTTTAAAGGGATTTATATTTAAAGGAAAAGAAATtgaataatattttataaaagaTATTACTCCTTCAGCCAATACATAAGCATATTCTGCCAGAAGCGTTTTGTTTATTATTCTCCATTTATGTTTGGACTTTTTGAAGTGTGGGTCAGGATATAAGAAAAACATCTTCTTCAACTACAAAATCACAAGTTACTAATTAAAATCCATTAAGGTTGCTAGTATAAAAGTTTGACTATACCTTAATATACCTGGCCTTTGCAAAAATAATTTGGTAGATACTTCATTGCATTAGTCCTCAAGCATGCAATGTTTTGATATTGTCCAGAGTTCTGCGATCGTAGTGCAGCAATACGATCCATAACATAGTCAGAAACTTTTACTCTAATCTCCATGCCAAGAATTAGATTGTCAGGAAACATTGGTGACAATGTAACTagtttataaaatattattagtAATGTAGAAAATCACAAAGCACACTAGATAAAAGTATTTATACCTAATAACCCTCCGTAACCACAACCAATATCTACAAATTCTATAAATTTTCGtgtagtattattttctttggaTTCTTCGTTAGACGAATAATAAAGTGGATATAATAAGCTCCAATTCATTAAATCTGGTTTGATAGGGCtgaaatttaatttcatttatatagaaattaagttttctttttctttttttatgaaacataatTACATACTATTCGAAGCAGTGATCTGCTATGGGATTCGAATGTGCACGTTGCCTATAATATTTTTTTTGTGGTAATGGTAATTGTTCCGACATGATGATAGTTTGTTAAAAGATGTACCACATGGATGATACAATATAATTAAACCTAATCTTAATCAGAAAGTAAGGTTAACATTTTCGCTACCGATCTCGCGCCAACGCGCAATGTGCCTGGTCAACGATAAAGAGCCAATCACGTAACAGCGAGTGATGTGGAGTGATATCACACTCTACATTCTTTTCTTGATCATTATGGTCCttatattattataaaaattgTAAAGTTTTACAATTTTCGTCAGAAACAAAACTGCTTAATCGTAAAGGTTTAAGCGGAAACGTGTCCAAAAATTGGTCTTGCTGCGAAAGCGTTAAGATAGAATATAGACCAGGATCTTCCTTCACTTTTTGCCATGGCTACAAAATTTCAACGTATGTCATTGGACGTAGAGCGATATTGGAATGTGTGTCCTTTGCAAACTATCGTCCTTCATGGAAATGCTATACTGGCAAGAAAACCTCATAGTTAAACGTTAACGGATTTTCATGAAATTTGAAACAATGTACTTATTCTTATTCtatacattgcatttattatcagtacatatttttgATAACCAAATAATATATCTTCAATATATACCTTAAAGAAATTAAATACTTATATGTCtgagaaaaagaaataattgtATTCTATTAAAAAGTGAATCAATTATAATCAATACAATTATAATTgtattgatatatatatatatatatatatattcatttaCGTTTATCTTGTCATAGATCTTAAAAGTTGATAGTAGAATTAGCTTGTTTGCATTTTTTCGGTATTTtgttaatttcaatttttcgcAATGTTAGTTTCTCGCAAATTCACAACGAATTTTCTCATGgcgaaattaataaaaatgatCGATAAGCATAATAAGTAGATTGAAGAATATTTGTAAGTATTTAACAAACACTTATATACACTTATAAGATTATATAAGTAGTAAGTACGTATTGGATATAATAAGTTCAAAATTGATTGCATAGCCGTGCATATCCTTTGCTTAGATATGACCAATAAAGAATATATTTGTCTTACTCTTACAACATTGCACTTTATATCTCCCATATTAATAATGAAAAAAGAAGTTCAGACATATATActtttttctatatttcaatTAATATTTCTCAATTTTTGGAACTGGAAACTAAGGATTCGATAAATGGCActagtttttatttttttcacaATTCTTATATTTAGTATATTTAGTCATTACTAAAATTAGAGGAATCGTTGCAAATAAACTCGGACTGTgcttttaaattaatatttcaaaaaAGTGTCGTGGTTGTCTTAAACGATGTGAATCACAAGATAGCAATTATAAATAACATtaaaatgtatattctatatatttatttatagtatattttaaattatatcgaGATATTGCTGCCTTTAAATCCTTACAATATCGTAATTTTTAAGTACCGCAATCGACGAATTTGCAATAATATTGCAGAGATAAGTAATCGCGTATGTTTCAAATAGTAATACAACATAACGGAACAACCAAAATTCCTATGCTGATCGTAAAGGTATTTCGATTTCTAAATTATCGAAGAGAATTTAAAAAACAGCATAGAGATAATTACATCGACGGCAGCCTTGTAAATGGCTAcgctatgtatatatatgtacatttacTAGCGTAAGCATTATATACTGTAAAATGTGAGTGCATAACTTAGCGTTGCGTAACCTTTAATAAGAGTTTTATAAGCTGGTTGCTCTATCACCAGTTTAATTTATTGTAAGATAAATTAAAAAGCTGTAAATAATGTAAAACTCTGCAATTGGTTTTGACATATTTTCTATTTTGTAAACTATAATACTTCGATGTTCTTCTCGCTGAGGTTTTTAAACTTTTAGTCAATGGACGAAATAATTCTTTTCTAGCGTTTCACGTAGGTGTTATATTTTAGCTTCAACAACATAAAAGTTGATATAatcttttttaaattattatgtgGGCAcattataaatataattaaaggtTTTTCTTGTTGATTGATAGAATGTAATGTTCGATGAGTTTACGTCAAAAGTAGGCACTCTGCGATGAAAAATAATTTGCATAAAACAAAAGGAATGGGAATAGAACGTGTACGTAAATACGGCGGGTCTCCTATGCACAACACCTTCATATGTCAGTAACTTTAGAGAAATCTTGCTAATTTATATTATTCCATTTTACATATGTATAACTGTCAAGCATCTGGCTTGTGTTGATGTGACAGGATAATACAATCGTATAGCTGATAAATAGTAACTATATTTTAATATAGTCGTAACTTCTGCTGTTCGTTTTATTTACAGTAAcaatattattataaaatattctaagaattaataaaatatatttccttAATTAAAAGCTAGTATGTTTCAATCTGTTACAAAGCATATTTTATCGTTGCTTACGAATGTAATTaaagtaatttaaaaaattaaaagtgatatttttcaaataatgaTCAAAACATGTTTTTTAAAAGGCAACAGCATTCTGTACCATATAGTTTACTATGTTGTTTCTTCATTTCTTGCTCCTATTTAAcagaatatatatttttaaaattgttatttatttttaattaatttaaaaaatatcaaTCCGTGAAAAATATTTCCTTCTACTCTTATATTGTAAATAGTATTTAATTATTAACAACaaaatttcatttatataaatacagaagaaaattgatgaaaaacGTACACATTAGCAGTTATTAAGATATATATCTTCGGATTCTGAAAAattcttaattaaaattatgATTTTTTACGTAAAATCGTTATTATCCATGCCTATATTGTATTTGTTCTTCGATTCTTTCTTGTGACATTTATTGACAAAGTTAAATCGAATAAGTTTGGATCAGTAACCTAGTCGTGTTATACACATGCTACGCGCAGTCTTTTGTGTGGAACGCTTGGTCATGGCGCACGTGCATGAGAAATCAGCTGTTCGTAATGTTTGTAACGCCGTCTGGCGGATGACGCTACGAACATCAAACGAAAGACGACGAGATTCATTTTAGTGTCACGATTTTACTGTGTGGATGGATAAATTTTTAGTGTCGCATAATTGAAATGATACATCCCGTGATTCAATCGAATATGGTATACGTAATTGATGCCTGTGTGGTTCACGTCGATGAGTAACAGGACTCGATTACCTTGGCAATTATCGCGCTCTCTCAGGTGAGGTTAAGATCTTCTCTCAACAAAAAGCTCTCCACTTTTCCTATCTATAGTAAGAGATCGCTTCGAAGAAATCGAAATGCGTTAGAAAGTAACAAAGAACATATCGTTATACCTTTTTTATTTGGTGTACATCTGTATTAAATTTGATAGTTAAGAACCCATATTTTTTAGCGGATTCTATTTGGATTTAGATGTAGAATTTTTTAGTAAGTTCTATATTACATAGGAGGAATATTATCAAATAGGATAAATGTTATTTTCAAAAAATTCGATTTAAAATTAAAACAAAAATTAGCTTCTTTTCAAGTTTCTCTTAAAGcttgtttaatatttttaaaatggtTCGTTTTTTATGTGATTATTCGATTTTAGGTTGAGAAACACTACACAATTCTATCTTAcatgacgacgacaacgacgacgacggatATCCGGCAGAATTGTTCTTTTGTTTAATTGGTGAGTTCGATTTACATGttcatattattgtttaatGATTAATACTATTATCAGTAATAAACATAACGTAACGTTCCATGTTGTTACCATTTTCTCATATTCCAACATATATTATTATTCCAACATTGAAAAATATTAACATCTTATTATATAAATAGTAATTTTATACGAAACTCTTTATAActgttttaaaaaattaaattttttaaaactGATATTcgtcaaataaaatatttaattttgaatGAAAGTTTTCAAGTTGAGGATAAATTTTAACTTTATGATTGTTATATAATGTCGCAATAATATGAGAAACCTGCTGATGGATAactaaataattaatattaacagtacgtattatgaatattatttgtttCTCAAATAGAACGTAGAAATAGaaacatatataaatattgATACCCGGTATAGATAATAATTTTACTTCTTTTACTTTTTTACCTGTACTTGAAATAATTTATAATGCAGTTTATTATATCTATCGTTGTGTAGGTTGCGAATATTCATAATTGATCGGTTTACTTTCTAAAAATAATGAAACTTGATAGTTTTTGGCTTTcgaaattataattaaaattaattatacaaACATTCATAAATTCGTTCACGTGCGAATTATCATGAATTAGAATTAAATTATACAGGGGGTTAAATGCTGAAAATGTAGTATAAAGAAAAGATGCATATAATGCTTATTATGTCGCATGTACATAtgcatgtacatacatatgtacgtGAACGTAATGCGAAACAAGAGCGTTGGTGCGCAAACGAGGAATCATTGAAAATACCCATTATTTATTTCCAATGGGGCGATTAGGTTTCCTCTTGGCAGGTGCGATTGGATTAGCTCGCTTTCTCGTGTAAACATAACCGAACATAATCCGCCTCGGTAGTAGACCAACACTTTCTTTACTCGAAACAGTGTGGCGTTACCGTGAACACAAGTAGAAGGTGCCAAGTAGTCTGCTGTTGCTGTCGAATGCTTTTTAACTTCGCGTGGCATTAAACAACATGAACGCATGGCTGCCAGATCCGCGAATGTGGCTGACATTCGACTCGGATTCGAGCTGGGTAAATAATTCTCGAAGTCGCTTTTAAACGGATGAGGTAACTGTGTACGCGTGTCCAATTAACACCATTACGCGACAAAGTAACCGAAATAACTAATATTTATCAGGGTTACGTAGCAATCGTTCCAGAATTCATCCACTCGAATAGGATGAACGTTGTATATAACGTATTTGTTGGAACGAAATTTTCTTAATGTCATTTTATACTGTTGTAATAGATTATCGTACATACACTTAAAAATCTTTTCACGCAAATGATTCGTGAGAAATTTTTGCGTGCATACCATAAAATGGTGATAATTGTTCAATTTAAAGAAATTATTGAACAATTTACGTTTCTAACTCGGAGTGATCAATCTGATGCGGAGTATtacaataaaattttaattttttaaaaactGAATGggaataaaattgtaaaatgtTATTTGTATATTATCAAGATGTGTTTTGAGACATTGCACATCTTTTACATGTGCCATTTTATATACTCTAATATACTCTTATATAATTTGATATTGTAAAATTGTCCGAAAATTAAGGATGATAATTATACAGTATAAGAAAGTGTAGACGTTAAATATGCGATTTCTATCACGTTGTATGTTATGTTTCATTAACGTAGATTGATGTGCTTACGTAGGCTCGTAGATAAATAGCTTGCGATACATTTGCT
This sequence is a window from Xylocopa sonorina isolate GNS202 chromosome 6, iyXylSono1_principal, whole genome shotgun sequence. Protein-coding genes within it:
- the LOC143424320 gene encoding tRNA (guanine-N(7)-)-methyltransferase produces the protein MSEQLPLPQKKYYRQRAHSNPIADHCFEYPIKPDLMNWSLLYPLYYSSNEESKENNTTRKFIEFVDIGCGYGGLLVTLSPMFPDNLILGMEIRVKVSDYVMDRIAALRSQNSGQYQNIACLRTNAMKYLPNYFCKGQLKKMFFLYPDPHFKKSKHKWRIINKTLLAEYAYVLAEGATVYTVTDVKDLHEWMVNHFQEHPLFDNVSKEELDKDPIVGKLYESTEEGQKVTRNKGDKFLAVFKRTPDPYKTELS